One window from the genome of Eucalyptus grandis isolate ANBG69807.140 chromosome 7, ASM1654582v1, whole genome shotgun sequence encodes:
- the LOC104415167 gene encoding LOW QUALITY PROTEIN: syntaxin-22 (The sequence of the model RefSeq protein was modified relative to this genomic sequence to represent the inferred CDS: inserted 2 bases in 1 codon), whose protein sequence is MSFQDLEAGRGPGGSRCGELLNGRXTQAVVSGVFQINTAVNTFQRLVNTLGTPKETPELREKLHKTRLHIGQLVKDTSAKLKQASETDHHAGLSARKKIADAKLAKDFQAVLKEFQKAQRLAAERETAHAPFVPQAILPSR, encoded by the exons ATGAGCTTCCAGGATCTCGAGGCCGGCCGCGGGCCGGGAGGGTCGAGGTGCGGGGAGCTGCTCAACGGACG CACGCAGGCCGTCGTCTCTGGCGTCTTCCAGATCAACACCGCCGTCAACACCTTCCAGCGCCTCGTCAACACCCTCGGCACGCCCAAGGAGACCCCCGAGCTCCGCGAGAAGCT GCACAAGACAAGGCTACATATTGGACAGTTGGTGAAGGATACATCGGCCAAGCTTAAACAAGCTAGCGAAACAGATCATCACGCTGGACTTAGT GCCAGAAAGAAGATTGCAGATGCCAAACTGGCAAAAGATTTTCAGGCGGTTCTTAAAGAGTTTCAGAAGGCTCAACGGCTTGCAGCTGAGAGAGAAACAGCACATGCACCGTTTGTTCCCCAGGCCATACTTCCTTCGAGGTAA